The genomic interval TTTATCAATTCCCAGTTTTTTAGCATATTCCTGCGCACTTTTTAAAGTAGCGCAAATTTCCGTCGGGTGATGTCCGTAATCATCAATTAAGACAAAATTTTTATTTGCAACCAGAATATCAAATCGTTTTTTTATACCTTTGAAATTTAATAAATTTTTTCTGATATTTTCAAGGCCGACTTCACAATTTGCCGCTAAAATGGCAAGACTTGCATCTATTGCTATATGTTCTCCAAGACCGAAAACTTCAAATTTTCCAAGCCCTTTTAAATTAAAGCTGATAAACGGCTGATAATCTCTTAAAAGCATTTTTACATCGGTGATATCACGGCTTGGATAAAGTTTTATACAATCTATATTTAAATTTTTCAAAAATTCGTCTTCCGCATTTATAACGCGAATTTTAGCGCGCTCCAAAAAACCGCGATACGCCAAATGAAATTTTTCCAAATCGAAACCGTAATATTCCATATGTTCGGGTTCCGCGTTTGTGACAACCGCTAAATAAGGATTTGAATTAAGAAAACTGCTATCACTTTCATCAGCTTCAAAAATTACATTTTCGCTTTTTGCATATTTCATATTTGAGCCGAACTGTTTGCTCACAGCGCCTATTATGACGCTTCCTTCAATCAAACTGGAAAGCATTGCCGAAGTTGTGCTTTTGCCGTGTGCTCCTGCAACAGCAAAAACGCGCTTATCGTTTAAAATATAAGGTAGAGCTTCTTTTCTTGAAAGACATTTGATATTTTTATTTTTTGCCGCGATAAGTTCTATATTATCCGGTTTAATTGCGGCGCTGTAAACTACTATATCCTGATTTGTTATTGCGGATTTATCATGAGGAGTGTTTATTTTCATTCCAAGAGCTCGAAGCTCGGTTATTATTTCGCTTTCTTTTATATCCGAACCGGTAATCTCATAAGTTTTTTTCTCATGCAAAAACTTTGCAATTGCCGAAATTCCTATACCGCCAATTCCTATAAAATGGACTTTTTTCAAAATTTTTCCTTATTAAAATTTAAATTCTGATATCTTATCCAAATCGTGCTTAAAATTTTAACAATATGAAATTTAACTATACAAAAGCCAATTTTAATAAAAAATTCAACTTTTTCTTATACAATGGCAAATGAAATATTATTTTAAATAGGGGCTTTTTATGTTATTTTTTAAGAAAAGTTTTATAACTTTATGTCTTGGAATTTCATTCGCGTTTGCGAATGAAGGTGCTGCTACAATTGATTCGGTTTGGAATCCGTCGCTTTGCAAAGAGTGCCATAAAGAGCAATATATGGCATGGAAAACTTCGCTTCATGCTAAAAGCCACGAAGAATCCAATGAGCTGTATAAAGTTTTAATAGATTATACAAGTAAAGCTTTATATAAACCTCGCAATGAAACCGTTACAGAATGTGGCGCATGTCATAATCCGAAGCTTAAAATAAAACAAGTCGATCCGAATATCGCACTTAGCAAAATTTACGGC from Campylobacter hominis ATCC BAA-381 carries:
- the murC gene encoding UDP-N-acetylmuramate--L-alanine ligase, whose product is MKKVHFIGIGGIGISAIAKFLHEKKTYEITGSDIKESEIITELRALGMKINTPHDKSAITNQDIVVYSAAIKPDNIELIAAKNKNIKCLSRKEALPYILNDKRVFAVAGAHGKSTTSAMLSSLIEGSVIIGAVSKQFGSNMKYAKSENVIFEADESDSSFLNSNPYLAVVTNAEPEHMEYYGFDLEKFHLAYRGFLERAKIRVINAEDEFLKNLNIDCIKLYPSRDITDVKMLLRDYQPFISFNLKGLGKFEVFGLGEHIAIDASLAILAANCEVGLENIRKNLLNFKGIKKRFDILVANKNFVLIDDYGHHPTEICATLKSAQEYAKKLGIDKITAIFQPHRWTRLKANLNAFKECFKTVDDLIILPVFAAGEAQNGIDVKDEFKGKNIIFTQKVKRNGEAIEFNDEFGVKHRVDSGLVIGFGAGDITYQLRNES